The proteins below come from a single Chryseobacterium capnotolerans genomic window:
- a CDS encoding MarR family winged helix-turn-helix transcriptional regulator, with protein sequence MNVINEAGILAISTRLHRLSEQLRKDGALIYKAFGIDFELKWFPVIYTIYQKELASVVEIANEIGYTHPSTITLLKELEKQELIVWKKDKQDERKRLFNLTSKGKELIEKMKPVWELMSQILGDISDNQNNLLAAINEAEEKIANQSFYQRALQLKKFKVKINFL encoded by the coding sequence ATGAATGTTATCAACGAAGCAGGAATTCTAGCGATATCTACAAGACTCCATCGCCTCAGTGAACAGCTGAGAAAAGATGGAGCACTCATCTATAAAGCCTTTGGGATTGATTTCGAACTCAAATGGTTTCCCGTCATTTATACTATTTACCAAAAGGAACTGGCCAGTGTTGTAGAGATTGCCAATGAAATAGGATATACTCATCCATCCACTATTACACTTCTCAAAGAATTGGAAAAGCAGGAGTTGATAGTATGGAAAAAAGACAAGCAGGATGAACGTAAAAGATTATTTAATCTTACTTCCAAAGGAAAAGAGCTTATTGAAAAGATGAAACCGGTATGGGAACTGATGTCACAAATATTAGGAGACATTTCTGATAATCAGAATAACTTGCTGGCCGCTATTAATGAAGCAGAAGAAAAAATTGCCAATCAGTCTTTTTATCAGAGAGCGTTGCAGCTTAAAAAATTTAAAGTAAAGATTAACTTTTTATAA
- a CDS encoding Hint domain-containing protein: MVPSAIGLIKCKAAASQRVWTNTSQKFAIQDHKTLTLSSIMVCPAEGGTITAKETVWEAWGSAALNNLGHVANFAFGFLAGRGAVGMVGGAAGATSAAGATGLRQTMTTFGREFGRQFANTARKELIEQFTFKGFKNASLFCKTMRGLGIGGAYYDQYSIWSSDKDVLEKLKDSGVSLVLGIFAAKGATLVCFPAGTKVHTPNGMQNIEDLYEDDLVLTYNETTKQQEYKPILTKHERFTQQMLSLELPTGEFVRVTPEHRFFCNDEWIEAGSLKAGDLLHLKGGDYTTVISIEVLPHYEKVYNFDIEDNENYYVTEDGILVHNGRYRAIDKAQQYEDDIQDLYGGAANFNSRQYTAIVDGQLVNGVADNVAVINGKNVAIEAKFVEDWNKSLRNPLDTKPWAIAEQNKMLDQAKKYSNAFDEVIYHTNSQELADHYSQVFSQNGITNVRFEITP, translated from the coding sequence GTGGTTCCATCTGCTATTGGACTCATAAAATGTAAAGCCGCAGCTTCCCAAAGAGTCTGGACCAATACCTCTCAAAAATTTGCTATACAGGATCATAAAACACTTACTCTTTCATCCATTATGGTTTGTCCGGCAGAAGGTGGAACCATAACAGCCAAAGAAACCGTTTGGGAAGCGTGGGGAAGTGCTGCCCTTAACAACCTGGGACATGTTGCCAACTTTGCTTTTGGATTTCTTGCCGGGCGAGGAGCTGTAGGTATGGTAGGCGGAGCTGCCGGAGCAACTTCGGCCGCAGGAGCAACAGGATTACGACAAACAATGACTACTTTTGGTCGTGAATTTGGTCGCCAGTTTGCCAATACAGCACGAAAAGAATTAATAGAACAGTTTACTTTTAAAGGGTTTAAAAATGCATCATTATTCTGTAAGACCATGCGTGGACTGGGAATTGGAGGAGCTTATTACGACCAGTACAGTATCTGGAGCAGTGATAAAGATGTCCTTGAAAAATTAAAAGACAGTGGAGTAAGTCTTGTATTGGGAATTTTTGCAGCAAAAGGAGCAACACTGGTTTGTTTTCCTGCAGGAACAAAAGTTCATACACCGAATGGAATGCAGAATATTGAAGACCTTTATGAAGATGATCTTGTCTTAACCTATAACGAAACTACTAAACAGCAGGAATATAAACCTATCCTTACAAAGCATGAAAGGTTTACCCAGCAAATGCTTTCTTTGGAGCTACCCACTGGAGAATTCGTACGTGTTACTCCTGAACACCGCTTTTTCTGTAATGATGAATGGATAGAAGCCGGAAGTCTGAAAGCAGGAGACTTGTTACATTTGAAAGGTGGAGATTATACAACAGTGATCAGCATAGAAGTCTTGCCTCATTACGAAAAAGTTTATAATTTTGATATTGAGGATAATGAGAACTATTATGTTACTGAGGATGGGATTTTGGTACATAATGGTAGATATAGAGCTATAGATAAAGCACAGCAATACGAAGATGATATTCAAGATTTATATGGGGGAGCTGCAAATTTTAATTCAAGACAATATACTGCGATAGTTGATGGGCAATTAGTAAACGGTGTTGCTGATAATGTTGCTGTTATTAATGGGAAAAATGTAGCTATTGAGGCTAAATTTGTAGAAGATTGGAACAAGTCTTTAAGAAATCCTTTGGATACTAAACCTTGGGCAATAGCTGAACAAAACAAAATGCTTGACCAAGCAAAAAAATATTCTAATGCTTTTGATGAAGTTATATATCACACAAATAGCCAAGAACTGGCAGATCATTATTCACAAGTCTTTAGTCAAAATGGTATTACTAACGTAAGATTTGAAATAACACCTTAA
- a CDS encoding GNAT family N-acetyltransferase has protein sequence MKLQIQPIGNAYSEQLIDLILTIQQKEFNISITVDDQPDLKQIESFYHEAGGNFWGAFIDGELVGSIALVKFDERAGAIRKMFVKKDFRGRELNIAQILLEVLIAFCRDNGIDDLYLGTITVLKAAQRFYERNNFEKIKKKTFRSVFH, from the coding sequence ATGAAATTGCAGATTCAACCCATAGGAAATGCTTACTCGGAACAACTTATTGATCTGATTCTGACTATTCAGCAAAAAGAGTTTAATATTTCCATTACAGTTGACGATCAACCTGATTTGAAGCAGATTGAAAGTTTCTATCATGAGGCTGGGGGAAACTTTTGGGGTGCTTTTATAGACGGAGAATTGGTAGGTTCTATCGCCTTGGTAAAATTTGATGAAAGAGCAGGAGCGATAAGAAAGATGTTTGTAAAAAAAGATTTCAGAGGCAGAGAATTGAATATTGCTCAAATTTTATTGGAAGTCTTAATTGCTTTTTGTCGTGACAACGGGATTGATGACCTATATTTGGGAACCATCACAGTATTGAAAGCGGCTCAGCGTTTTTATGAAAGAAATAATTTTGAGAAGATAAAAAAGAAAACCTTCCGGAGCGTTTTCCATTAA
- a CDS encoding Hint domain-containing protein, with product MTTFGREFGRQFANTARKELIEQFTFKGFKNASLFCKTMRGLGIGGAYYDQYSIWSSDKDVLEKLKDSGVSLVLGIFAAKGATLVCFPAGTKVHTPNGMQNIEDLYEDDLVLTYNETTKQQEYKPILTKHERFTQQMLSLELPTGEFVRVTPEHRFFCNDEWIEAGSLKAGDLLHLKGGDYTTVISIEVLPHYEKVYNFDIEDNENYYVTEDGILVHNGYGERQITQAEYDALRKKNS from the coding sequence GTGACTACTTTTGGTCGTGAATTTGGTCGCCAGTTTGCCAATACAGCACGAAAAGAATTAATAGAACAGTTCACTTTTAAAGGGTTTAAAAATGCATCATTATTCTGTAAGACCATGCGTGGACTGGGAATTGGAGGAGCTTATTACGACCAGTACAGTATCTGGAGCAGTGATAAAGATGTTCTTGAAAAACTGAAAGACAGTGGAGTAAGTCTTGTATTGGGAATTTTTGCAGCAAAAGGAGCTACACTGGTTTGTTTTCCTGCAGGAACAAAAGTTCATACACCGAATGGAATGCAGAATATTGAAGACCTTTATGAAGATGATCTTGTCTTAACCTATAACGAAACTACTAAACAGCAGGAATATAAACCTATCCTTACAAAGCATGAAAGGTTTACCCAGCAAATGCTTTCTTTGGAGCTACCCACCGGAGAATTCGTACGTGTTACTCCTGAACACCGCTTTTTCTGTAATGATGAATGGATAGAAGCCGGAAGTCTGAAAGCAGGAGACTTGTTACATTTGAAAGGTGGAGATTATACAACAGTGATCAGCATAGAAGTCTTGCCACATTACGAAAAAGTTTATAATTTTGATATTGAGGATAATGAAAACTATTATGTAACCGAAGATGGAATTCTGGTGCATAATGGGTATGGTGAGAGACAAATTACTCAAGCAGAATATGATGCATTAAGAAAAAAAAACTCCTAG
- a CDS encoding PAAR-like protein, whose protein sequence is MEDEQYLTEKHYLVCDKGVAPKQMKVTSQDFVTFSGDKAATELDTLKGNNFVCLGSVAFMAGAVAGIAVGICAMIPGPGWLVAAIIAAAILAAVAIGLIKCKAAASQRVWTNTSQKFAIQDHKTLTLSSIMVCPAEGGTITAKETVWEAWGSAALTNLGHVANFAFGFLAGRGAVGMVGEPQVQLLPQEQQDYDKQ, encoded by the coding sequence ATGGAAGATGAACAATATCTTACCGAAAAACATTATCTGGTCTGTGATAAAGGAGTAGCCCCGAAGCAAATGAAGGTAACCAGTCAGGATTTTGTAACCTTCAGTGGAGATAAAGCTGCTACAGAACTGGATACCCTGAAAGGTAATAACTTTGTCTGCCTTGGAAGTGTTGCTTTTATGGCAGGAGCCGTAGCTGGAATTGCTGTGGGGATTTGCGCCATGATTCCTGGACCAGGCTGGTTGGTTGCTGCCATTATTGCTGCCGCTATTTTAGCTGCAGTTGCAATAGGCCTCATAAAATGTAAAGCTGCAGCTTCCCAAAGAGTCTGGACCAATACCTCTCAAAAATTTGCTATACAGGATCATAAAACACTTACTCTTTCATCCATTATGGTTTGTCCGGCAGAAGGTGGAACCATAACAGCCAAAGAAACCGTTTGGGAAGCGTGGGGAAGTGCTGCTCTTACCAACCTGGGACATGTTGCCAACTTTGCTTTTGGATTTCTTGCCGGGCGAGGAGCAGTTGGGATGGTAGGGGAGCCGCAGGTGCAACTTCTGCCGCAGGAGCAACAGGATTACGACAAACAGTGA
- a CDS encoding SMI1/KNR4 family protein, with the protein MNIQEIFNDNNLKNAVFLNAESKQYNILPKNWQEILNTNNSNDKLKIIHNYWRPFADKLPKIFRIITQDLIDAYIVDDDGQIKMIYIFESNGDIITYQGELPTTTSEFLIKLPSEIADFYKQIHNGWNDSINGGLGFVALDDIKYLDEFEWGILPEIKNLEIDLSKTYYVFHNGAGGYICVYYNGTDFEYLVWWKDEQPTYNINFWSYFDAWVQVNFGYDEL; encoded by the coding sequence ATGAATATTCAAGAAATTTTCAATGATAATAATTTAAAAAATGCTGTTTTTTTAAATGCAGAGAGCAAACAATACAATATTCTACCTAAGAATTGGCAAGAAATTCTTAACACAAATAATTCTAATGATAAACTAAAAATAATTCATAATTATTGGCGGCCTTTTGCAGATAAATTACCTAAAATTTTTAGAATCATTACACAAGACCTAATTGATGCATATATAGTTGATGATGATGGGCAAATAAAAATGATTTATATTTTTGAAAGTAACGGTGATATTATTACTTATCAAGGAGAGTTACCTACAACAACCAGTGAGTTTTTGATAAAACTACCATCTGAAATTGCAGACTTTTATAAACAAATCCACAATGGTTGGAATGATTCTATAAATGGAGGACTTGGTTTCGTTGCTTTAGATGATATAAAATATTTAGATGAGTTCGAATGGGGAATCCTACCAGAAATTAAGAATTTAGAAATTGATTTATCAAAAACTTATTATGTATTCCACAATGGTGCAGGTGGATATATTTGTGTCTATTACAATGGAACTGATTTTGAGTATTTAGTTTGGTGGAAAGATGAGCAGCCAACTTATAATATTAATTTTTGGTCATATTTTGATGCTTGGGTTCAAGTTAATTTTGGTTATGATGAACTTTAA
- a CDS encoding HEAT repeat domain-containing protein, producing MRKRFFKERRKWIRIFSTKVKGGKRFIKKSNIIHLIGLSYNKKYLPYIIPYLKDNDEDVRYKAIVAIGWLGDSSTINVLENNFDIEKENLLRGFTITAMRQIYFRNPDTKESILSFILSKIKIESDEEVLAIMIAVIQDLTKTKFGLKEDPNTGEISGDIVKSKEKIIKKLIHE from the coding sequence ATTAGGAAAAGGTTTTTTAAAGAGAGGAGAAAGTGGATTAGAATTTTTAGTACAAAAGTTAAAGGTGGAAAAAGATTCATTAAAAAATCTAATATTATACATCTTATAGGGCTTTCTTATAATAAAAAATATTTACCCTATATCATTCCTTATTTGAAAGATAATGATGAAGATGTAAGGTATAAAGCAATAGTAGCTATTGGCTGGCTAGGAGATTCTTCTACGATAAATGTTCTGGAAAATAATTTTGATATAGAAAAAGAAAATCTGTTACGCGGATTTACAATCACAGCGATGCGTCAAATTTATTTTCGTAATCCTGATACAAAAGAAAGTATTTTATCTTTTATATTGAGTAAAATAAAGATAGAATCTGATGAAGAAGTTTTAGCAATTATGATTGCAGTAATTCAAGATCTTACTAAAACAAAATTTGGTCTAAAAGAAGATCCCAATACAGGTGAAATTTCTGGAGATATAGTAAAATCTAAAGAAAAAATTATAAAAAAATTAATCCATGAATAA